Below is a genomic region from Triticum dicoccoides isolate Atlit2015 ecotype Zavitan chromosome 5A, WEW_v2.0, whole genome shotgun sequence.
ATAGTCGGAAATCATATGGTACTACCGACTAAATGAGTTCTTTCTTCAAAAGGATTACTCAAAGAATGATGATTGCTTATGTGTTAATAAGGGAATCCcaaattttatttccttatatcacttaGTGTATATCAATGACTTCATCATCAATGTCTATACAAGACCTAAACATACACAAAATCATCTCAAGGCGGAAAATTTGAATTAAACCAAATTTAGCTTAGTTTACAACTTGAGCATTTTCTCAAGAATACATATCAGTCTACATATATCCAAAACATATACGAGAAGTTCAATGTGGATATATCATACCAACAAAACGTATATGGTCGATATGAGGAATATTGAGTTATATCCCAAGTTCACAATAAATCTTGGACAATTCCATCAGGAAAACCAAGATTTGACCATCATATGATATATGATATTGGCTCTTTACTTGATCCCAACAAAGCCATATCAATGACTGAATTTGATGGAATAGCCTTCTTATGAAAGTCATCTAAATAGAACTTAACGACTACTTCCACTTATCATTCTGATATAATTGATTTATATAAAGGCATTGAAAATATGCATGGCTTAGCAGAATGATTAACCACACTCAAAACCATGTGGTTGAGATTCATCAGAATAAcataacttgatttatcaagatgcTACCACTTGTGTTACTCAATACATACAGGTTATATGAAGAGCAATATCACAAAGCACATTGCTCGAGATCACTTATCCTCATGAATTATAGAAAGCGAGGAAACAATTTGCAAACAAAATATTGGAAAATCCAACGGATTATTCCTAATGTCATGATCATGTCAATGTAATTGATATGAGACATCCTCCAGATTGGCAAAGTTCAGGGGGAGTATTCTTCCAAAGTATAACCCATTAACAATCATTAGATTGCATAtattgtactctttttcccttcatgagtttttCCCTAATGGTTTCTCATAAAAGGTTTTTAACGAGACAATATAAACACAAGTGTATGTATATGCCATATCATTTTCTCCTTatatttttcccactgggttttaaGGGAGTTTTCGATGGCATATCACATTGCACTCTTTTCCCTTATGAGTTTTCTCTCAAAGTTTCTCATAATGGTTTTTAATGAGGCAATATCTTTTTAAGATAATATGCAATATTTTTAAGTTTTTCCATTGGGGTTTTTAAAGGAAAGTATACAAAGCATATTTATTGTTCTCTAAACTCACCAATGATTTTTCTCCTTCTTCAAAGGTTTTTCTCATATGAGTTATCAAGAGACGATAatcattatatgttgcatcatttttttcttattatttttttcactgggtttaaaggagttttagcaacatatctacactattctcctcatatttttcccacagaGTTTTTGGAGGATACTTTAATAATTATACAAGGATTtctcaagatgaagatgatgaacaTTCTCAAGGGCGGCCATACATTAGGAGTCTATCAAGATGATGCATACTCACCTAGTGAAGCATAGATTAGGAGGAGTGTTAAGGATTAATTAAATCCTAATAATCCATGCTTAGGTTGGTTGTGTAGATGAGCAACCGCTAGTTACCGCCTTGTAACAGGGGTATAAATACCCTACTATTCAATCAATAAAATAAGAAATTCATTCTCTCAATCATTTTTACTTTCACAGTACCGACGATCGGGCCGACGTCGACCGCTAGCGGCGCCGACCGGCGAGCTGGATCCTTGAGCAGCGGCAGACTGCCGACGTGTCATGCGCCTGGCGTCGTCGGGGCATCCTAGCTGGAACTCACACATACAACTTCTGTAGAACCGTGAGTGCTACTGAGACACAGATGGATCGATCAAGCTTCTGTTTCCATCTTGTCGACGCGCCTGCAAAGACATATCAGGCGTTCGGTTTGAATTGAAGCCCGGACAGAGGATACCTGCAGTACGTCTACGTGACATGATAAGGCGGCAGCGCATGCATTAGTCGCTACCATCCCGCGCCTCCGGCGGccggccgcgcgcgccgccccgcgccccgcctccctcctccctcctggccgccccccgcgtcgcctccccgagcgaggCGACCGGGGGCTCATCTCCCCGCCCCCAGCGCCCCCCTCCCGTtccccgcctcccgccgccgccgccggcgccaccGGGCCCTACCCGCGTGgtgttgacggcggcggcggccgttcCTTCCCCGCGCGCGGTGCCACGGCTCGGGTGGTGCGTCCCGTGGCGGTGCTCCTCGGTCAGCGGTGATTCCGGCAGCGGCGGCTGCTCCTGGCGGCGCTACTCCGGGTGGCCTAGAGGCGCTGGCGCAGCCACTTGGCGGCGCGCTGACGCGATGGATGGTGGCGGCGCCctcccggcccagatctgggcccttttgggccccatctgggtctgggCGGGCCTGTCTCGGTCGCGcctgcggcggctccggcgaggccggTGGTGGTGCGGCTCGTGCGGGGGGTGGTGGAGTCGGCGGCACGTCTACTGCAGCTCGGCGACGGGTGCTTCACGAGCCCCTTTTGGGCTCGGCCGGGCCTCGAGGGCCTGGTACGCTCCCCTTGCCGCGTCCGGTCGGTGACCGCCGATGGCGGTGGAGGTTGTCTCCTCCGGCGTGGTTGCTCTCGCTGCCGTTCTTCGTTCCCGGCTACTCCCTCTCGCTCTCGTCGGTCTCGCTTCGATGACCACGGTGAGGCGGCGGTGATGATGGCAAGGCCGTGGTGGCGCACGTTCGTGGGTGGCTTGTCTGGTGGAGCGCGTCGGACCGTTCGGGGTTGTGGGTGTTGGCGGATGGGAGAAATCCGAGCCGGCTTGCCGGCACCGACGCGGTGACGCCCATGGGCGCCATCcttccttcctgaagggcgtcggatCTTCTCCTTCCCCACGCCCCTCCGCGTACCGGGAGAAACCCTAGGAcctgtccgggcagcagcgtcgtcgtcgtcgtgttccttCCTGAAGGTGCTGCTTGGTATGCGGAGGTTCGAGGTGCCTGGAGCGAGGTGTGGTACATCTCCGGTGGGCGCAACGGTTTTGGGTTATCTTCGTTTTCGTCGATCCGATTCTGTTGACGTTATtttctctcttctttctcttttgtttcttttggGCATGCTTGTGCTGTTTGCCCCAGCATTGAACTCTTGGTTGTATCGGGCGGTTGCTATATCAATATAGCGGGGCGAAAGTCTTTTTCTCAAAAATTAGTCGCTACCATCCGTGCTCCTGTGTGCCTTGATTTGATTGAAATAAAATAAGGTTCGATCCTACCTAGGCTCCTAGTGTACGATAGGACAGCAGCTGGATACTCGCGAGACGCTACGCGACGTGATTCGCCGGTACAGTTCGGCTTGCTGATCGCAGCTCCTACCGCCTGAAAGAAGAAAGATTCGACGAGCCCCAATACAAACACGGGAATCCCAGCAAGACGCCGACGGGCTAAGCGAGCCGGCCTGCGCGGATCGGGAAACATGGCCCTTCCGGGCGGTGGCGCGACGTCCCACCCCGGCGACAGCGGTCGCGTCTTGCCCGGATCAGCCAGCAATAATGCCGATCAGGCACTCGTACCGGCCAATGATGAGTAATCGCAATTGCGACAGGGACCAACTCCAGGTACCACGCTTGACGCGGTTGCATCCCGGGGAGGCGCCACCCGCGGCGGCGCACCTGCCATTGCCGGCGTGCATTGATCCAGGCGGGCTCGTCCAGACGCCGCCGGTGCCGAGGGTCACGGCGGCGGCAGGACCTGTCACAGGGAGAAATTTCAGCGCGGGGCACGTCATGGCGTGCGCGGCAAATACAAAATTGCTCGGTCGTGTTGACCGTTGAGTATGTCGACGTGTCTGGCGGCTGGATAAGAGCGCGCGCGCCGTGCAGCTTCATGCCCGTCGCCGTCAGCGTCGGGGGCTCGGACGGCCGACCGCCGCCAGGTCGCCACGTCCGACCACCAACCGCGGCCACCTCTTGGGCTGCCCATGAGCTGGTTCCACGGGGGGCGCGATCGTACGTGGCACGGGCCAGGGGTGCACGTCAGCGTCCACGGCCGCCCCGGCAGGAGTCTTATCCGGTTCTAGCCCCGCGATCGTGCCTATCTGGACTCCACATCGATCCACATGCGTCAATCATTACTGCAATCTTTCTGAAGTAGAAGTGTTGTTTGAGCGGTGTGGAACTTCGATTTGGGGATAGCCATGAAAATGGTCACGCAGGACTTGTATGTATTTCTGTATGTATCTGACGTGGCGGCGTGATACGACTTGTCAGAGCTGAAGCTTCTCTCGCCCGGTCGCTCGGACACTTGGACCTGCCGCTTGCATGCATTATTTGCTTTCGTTTTCGAACTTGTCTGGCCATGCATTTTTCAACACTGTATAAATCACGAGGCGAACTCGCGTGCCAAGTTTCCAGTCGAACAGCAGTGTCGTGTTCCCGCGCCTATAAGAACATCCAAACTTTTTGGACACCACATCACACCTCAAGAAGCAACCAAGAACGCGCGCGGCTGGCTGCAGATCATCGACGGCGGAACGAAAGCAACCCATAACGATCTCTTCTATCCGACCGGCCATGGACCCGCGGTGCGGCGGCCACTGGGAGAGCTCCTCGGAGGACGTGACGAGGTCGCTGCTGCCCCTGCACGATATCACGGCGGACGGCGACGCCCGCCGCTCCTCCTGCCCGCCGCTCGTCGCGTCGCTGATCGCCAACGGGTACCTGTCGATCGCGGCCGGCCCGCTGGCCGCCGCGCTGATCTGGGCGCTCGTCGACCTGGGCCCCGAGCACGCCGCGGCGCGCAACATGCTGGGCGTGCTGGCGTGGGTGTTCATCTGGTGGATCACCGACGCCGTGCCGCTGGCCGTCGCGTCCATGGCGCCGCTCTTCCTCTTCCCTGTCTTCGGCGTCTCCTCCGCCGACGCCGTCGCCAAGGCCTACATGGACGACGTCATCTCCCTCGTCCTCGGCAGCTTCATCCTCGCCCTCGCCATCGAGCACTACAACATCCACCGCCGCCTGGCGCTCAACGTACGCACGTTCATCATGGAGTAGCACCGCGCGACTGACTGATTCTTTCACACTAGTACTGTACTGACATCGTGCGGCGGGCGCGCAGATCACGTCGCTCTTCTGCGGGGACCCGGTGAAGccggcgctgctgctgctgggcaTCTGCGGCACCACCATGTTCATCAGCATGTGGATCCACAACACGCCCTGCACCGTCATGATGATGCCCGTGGCCACGGGGATCCTGCAGAGGCTCCCCGGCGACGCGGCCGCCGGCGCCGACGCCCGCGAGTTCAGGCGGTTCTCCAAGGCGGTGGTGCTCGGCGTCGTGTACGCTTCGGCGATCGGCGGGATGGCCACGCTGACGGGAACGGGCGCCAACATCATCCTGGTGGGGATGTGGTCCACCTACTTCCCGGAGCAGGAgcccatcaccttcagctcctggATGTCCTTCGGCCTCCCCATGTCGCTCCTGCTCTTCGCCGCGCTCTGGGCCACGCTCTGCCTCATGTACTGCTCCAGCAACACCGGGAGGGCGCTCTCCGCTTACCTTGACCGCACCCATCTCAGGAGAGAGCTCAGCTTGCTTGGTACGTCATCtttcttgctctctctctctctctctctgcacttTGAATTTTGGACGAACTCTTGGTCAAACATTTGAACTGTTGGCAACCGTTTAAGTTTGATTCCAGCGTTTAGTTATCTGATCGGGATCTTCATTCAATTGGTGCCAGGTCCAATGGCTTTTGCAGAGAAGATGGTTCTTGCCGTTTTCGGGGTAAGTTTGTACATTTTCAATCAGTAAAAAGTTCAATGTTATTGCAGCAGAACTGAATGGATCAATGGCTGCTGATTCACGCAGGGCCTGATTGTCCTGTGGATGACGAGGAGCATCACAGACGACATCCCCGGGTGGTCCGTCCTCTTCCACGGCAATGTCGGCGATGGAACGGTCACTGTAAGCATCGCGCAAACTTCCGATCAATCATCAGGAACAAGCTGTCACACGAGCTCACGGCACACCTATATACCTGGGCGCAATGCAGATCATGATGGCGACGCTGCTCTTCATAATCCCGAGCGGCAAGAGCGACGGCGAGAAGCTCATGGACTGGGCCAAGTGCCGGAGGCTGCAGTGGCACATCGTCCTTCTCCTCGGCGCGGGGTTCGCCATCGCCGACGGCTTCAAGACGAGCGGCCTGACGGACATCCTCGCCGGGTGGCTGGGATTCCTGCGGGGCGCGCCGGCGCTGGCCGTCGCGCCCGTAGCGTGCGTCTTCAGCGGCCTCATCACCGAGTTCACCTCCGACGACGCCACCACCACGCTGGTGCTGCCGCTGCTGGCGGAGCTGGGCAGGAGCATCGGCGTGCACCCGCTGCTGCTCATGGTGCCCGGCGCCGTCGGCGCGCAGCTCTCCTACCTGCTGCCCACCGGGTCGCCCGGCAACTCCGTCGGCTTCAGCACCGGCTACGTCACCATCAAGGACATGGTGGTCACCGGCATGCCCATCAAGATCGTCGGCGTTGCCGCTCTCACGCTCCTGCTGCCAACGCTAGGTAATTTTACTGCTTGCTTATTACAGCTCCTGCGCATCCAGGAATTCAGATTCTGGAATAAGATAATCTacagagctactccctccatctcataatataagaacgttttcaaCGCTAGTGAAGTACTATCTACTCTTGCTTTGTTACTGAATCCTGGTTCTTCCCTTGATTTGATGCAGGTGTTGCGGTTTTTGGCATGGATCAGAAGGTATAGGAACGTACTACCGAAAATTCAGTTGGATTTTTTGAACATTTCAATTTGTAGACCGTAGGTCACTAGTAGTATCTAGTAGGAGGATATTGAGGTTGTTGTACAGTGTATAGTCAGTGGCATTGCCTCATGAAGGATATGGGGTGGTCATATTCTTTTCTGTATCTATATTATCTAATTTGTATCGAGCGGTTCCATTTCCATGTGAATATACTGAAATCATCTGGTGCACATTTTCTGAAACCACAAGGCAGAGTTGGGATGTACATCACCGGCAAACTGTAATTGGGTTGGGAATGGCCAGATGTCAGTCGTTTGAAAAATGAATTTGGATCGATGCGTTTCAACCGTTGAATGGAAAATAAACGACAGATTGCTTCTTCTACCTTCATACGTCTTCTTCTTACACCCTCTAAATGTGCCACCGGCTGaaccgccgcctcgccctccccgGGGCCACCCCCACCGTCGGTCTTCCCGcgcccccggccatccctctaggcccctccTGCGTCGGTCGAGTTTTTTCTCTGGCGAAGCCCCACACCACCGTCCCCGTCCTAaactctaagatagatagtggggtagccCTCCAGCGAGCCCCTTCCCTCTCTTTTATCCCCTCCGGCCTTTCTCCGACGAATTTCTTCGGGAATCTCAAGATCGACTGACCCATTAGCTAAAGTCAGTCGATTGACATTTAGCTAATGTGAATTGGGTTATATATAAGCAGCTCCATGACCATGATGATGATAAGCATATGAGGAGCAGGATAGTATGATTGCCACTCCATAACCAATTGCATGATGAATAGCAAGCCGCAGAACGTCCCAAGCATTGCCTTTATTATTGACACATTTCCCTGTCATCTTATCACTCTCGGTGATGATGGACAAGAACATTCGACACGACATCCTGCTGCATTAAGCTGGTAGTAGTAGTTCATAAGAATGATCTCCTCAGAAAAAGATACAACAGCAATACTAATCCCATCCCCTCGGCAAGGGAACACCTGCTGATCGACAAGAATGGGTTTTGTGGGTAGCAAAATGGTTGAAACCCCGGAATGGGTCGGGCCTCTCGCGAAAGTAAAACCGTGACTCGCacggaagaaaaaagaagaagaaaaaatgcgggttttttcatttccgaggaggcacggtcgtgactctcgtgaaagaacacccgtgcctctcgcggaaacaaaactgtgactcttgcgaaaggaaaaaaatagaaaacgcgtttttaAAAATGTTTGTAACACTTTTTTTTAAATTGTAACATTCAAGACAAATCTTCATGTcatttttaaaaatgtttgtaACACTTACAAATGTTCACATTTCCTTTGAAAATAAAATGCTCAATGAGTACTTTAGAAATGCTCAATGTGCATTTCAcgaatgttcagtgtgtatttcgAAACTATTCTATGTGTATCAAAAAAATattgaacatgtatttgaaaaacatTTAATATGTATTCAGAAAAGCCGGCATGTATTCAGAAAACTAGACATGTgtttagaaaaggaaaaaaaagaatagAAAAAAGGAAAATCGAAAGAAAATAGATAAAACACATAGAAAACATGCAAAAGGAGAGAAACGGTTAGAACCTTCCTAAAACCGGCGAAAAAATTGTTAAACCGCTCCCCGGCAGATTTCAAAACCAGACGTTATTGGACCGACACACAACGGGAGCGCTAGTTGTTGCTGCGGGGACAAACTATCACATTCATAAGCCAGCTAGCCACCGATTCATCACATTGCTTGTACTAAGTATGGTTATGGTCATGGAGCGAGAGAGGATTGATCGTTGATCAAGCTACTTACCAATCGCCCTCTTCGATTCACATGATTTCTAGAACACGGGAGTAGAAAAAACACAGAAATATAGTGTCATTCTAGTAGCATTGGCCATTTTCCATAGGTTCCTCCACATTTTATCAATTGGTAATGCTAGAGACATAAATAATCATGGATAGTTATAAGGATAGTATCCTTCAATTTAGGATAAGATAATCTGTATTAGTCTCTAATCAGAATAGTGTCTTGCTAGTGAGGGGCCTCTACAATACTATGTGCTTTGAATGCTAGTTTGAATATTCTCCAAACTGTTGTTAATCAATgtccttttttctattttttttggtattaatgtgtgtccctctcgacAGATAAAATCATATATTTTTAAGTAGGTGGACGATATGTTTTTCGGTCAAGCTGGTCAACTGCACCAAAAAGGAACGTCGGTAACTAACATACACGACTAGTTATGCACTCAGATTTGCTATGAAAAATACTTATATCTCCTTATATTTTAATACTCCGCCaattctaaaatatattttatgaaATCTCCCATGAGTATATTTTGATCGTTAATCTTTTGTATGAACATGTAACAACAATGCAATTGCCTTAGATCACTCGTTGTCACTAAACAAAAGAAATGCTTATGTCACTTAGCAACTGATGTTCCCGTTGTGCACCTATTTATGCTTTGTATGTTTGAACACAAGGCTTCTGTTTCATAGTaaatacaatttcacatacttatgATACAACACCTTGTCCAGAAGTCCAATTCTTAGATTTTAGTATTTATTATAGGTAATTTAAATGGTTTTGGACAAATCTAATAGCACAATTACTATCAGCCAAATATGAATAATATTTTATTGGAAACAAAATAACGAATTATGATTGCATACTTTCTAGAATATTGTGTATTCCAGATATCTACATGTGCATACAAATATATATGAAAAGGTTCAGCAACTTGAAACATAACTCTTGCTTGGTGTTccaaatcatttcatttatattttaaataacagtaggaattatttcataatagaatttaccccaaaacaaattcctttaatgccattttcaaactctgagttgcctctgttgcactaaaactaattcaaataattttttaCTAAAGTAGGAAATCAATGTTGACTAAATTTTTTAAGTGCTCTTCCTAAAAATCACTAAAGTAGGAAATCTTTAACATAATGTACCCCGCAGCTTTGTTCAATTGGTACAGTCAACAGTGGGTTTCGTTTAATTGATCAGGAGTAGGAGATCTTGGTGTTAGACCAAAAATTCAGTTATGTCGTCGTCCAAAAATTGCTAATCTGATGTCACAGTAGCCACTATCTACCACGCACCATACAGAAGCACATCAGGCAACCGAACTAGCAGCAGCAGCCAATTCACACTAGCAGGATCATTGGTTGTACCAACAAAATCACACTAAGCATTGACAGTACCAACAACATTGCCAGCACCATACAAAATTGTTTCACACTAGAGCAGTTCACACTAGAGCAGTACACACGAGAGAGGAGACAGAGAGACGAGGAACTCACCGGCATGAGGCGGTGAGGGCGGGGCGGAGTCGGGggacggcggcgccggcggcgaggcgTGGAGGGGTcggagttggaggagggagacagCCGGCGGCGCGCTTGGGTGGGGTGGGGAAAAACCTAACAGAGGGGCCGAGCgagcgtgagagagagaggggccaaaaattcagtgcttcttcagaggaggagagaggaggtcaaggacgatggcgatggcggcgtagcagcgggtggggcggcggcgggtgggGCAGGAGGCCGAAGGCGATggacgggcggaggaggaggggggcttaCGGGTGGAGGAGACCGGGCGGCGGCGTAGTGGGTCGGCGGCGAGGACCAAGACGGCGAGGCGGAgcgcgggggtcgtcggagcgggtgtGGAGCGAGGGGGAGAAGTGGAGGGAGGGACAAAGGGATCGGGCGAATTAgctagggggaagattactaatggcgcaccccctgacggtgcgccattagctaggagaaaaaaacttagtaatgacgcacactagtaatggcgcactgtctacaTGATGCGTCATTattatgtttggaaaaatgaaaaaaattgttactaatgatgCATCATGTATCTGGTACGTCATTAATGTCTTCCATCCTAATAGCGCACCTGCACATGATGCGTCACTGCTATATTATAGTGACGCAGCACATGTCAGATGCGTCATTAGGTCATTAGTATTCATTTCATTTATAGCTCTTTTTCTGGCAGCGAAGGATAAAACACGCGCTAATGACGCCCTGCTCCAGTTTACCTGCAGCCGATGGACGGAAACTCGGCAGAGTGATCCGTAGCCACCCACGGACTCTCGTTCCAAGCTGCCGTGTTTCCATCTTGTTTCCATCTTGTCGACGGAAACTCACACGTACAGCTCCTGTTTCCATCTTGTCGACGCGCCTGCAAAGACATACCAGGCGTTGGGTTCGAATTGAAGCCCGGACAGGGGATACCTGCACTGCGTCTACGTGACAGGATAAGGCGGCACTCGCGCATGCATCAGTCGCTACCATAGCCCCGGATCGTGGCAACTGGGcatgacagcggcacacccaatcaATCACTGAATATTCAGTGCACGTGTACGGATCATGTGTACATATTCatgctactactcctactactagttGAACAGATCAAGGCGTGAAGCTCCTAGCGTGTACGGATCAGCATTGGTGCAACAAGAGAAAGACAGCTCGTTGGATCGGTTGCTGATGATACGACGGCAGCTGGATACTCGCGAGACGCTACGCGACGTGATTCGCCGGTACAGTTCGGCTTGCTGATCGCAGCTCCTACCGCCTGAAAGAAGAAAGATTCGACGAGCCCCAATACAAACACGGGAATCCCAGCGAGACGCCGACGGGCTAAGCGAGCCGGCCTGCGCGGATCGGGAAACATGGCCCTTCCGGGCGGTGGCGCGACGTCCCACCCCGGCGACAGCGGTCGCGTCTTGCCCGGATCAGCCAGCTCCAGGTAACGCACGCACTTGACGGTTGCATCCCGGAGAGGCGCCACCCGCCATTGCGGGCGTGCATTGACAGGGAAACGAGATCGATTTTTACCCTTCTCACGTTCCCCCCGGCGGCCGGGCCCGTCCGATCAAGAGGCCGCCGGCGCCGAGGGTCACGGCGGCGGCAGGACCTGTCACGGGGAGAAATTTCAGCGCGGGGCACGTCATGGCGTGCGCGGCAAATGTACAAAATTGCTCGATCGTGTTGACCGTTGAGTATGTCGACATGTCTGGCCTCCCTGGATAAGAACTGCATGCCCGTCGCCGTCAGCGTCGGGGGCTCGGGCGGCCGACCGCCGGCAGGTCGCCACGTCCGACCACCAACCGCGGCCACCTCTTGGGCTGCTCATGAGCTGGTTCCGTGGGGGGCGCGAACGTGGCACGGGCCAGTGACGGGGTGGCATCATCGCCGCCAGCGTTCAGCCAGGGGTGCACGTCAGCGTCCACGGCCGCCCCGGCAGGAGTCTTATCCGGTTCTCGCCCGGCGATCGTGCCTATCTGGACGCCACATCGATCGACAGCGTTACATGCGTCAATCATTACTAGCACACGTTTTTTAACCAGTGGTGCTTCTATATTTTTTGGAAGATCGGTACGATCTTTTTGAAGTTTTTTTAGTGGTATGGggttttgatttgaggatagccatgAAAACGGTCACGTGGGGTTAGGGATGAAAATAGAGTGGAAACTTTCCGTTTGTTCGAagcaaaaatggaaacggagaggaaatatgaaaacggaaacgcaaatttgcaaaacggaagtagaaatggaattttttatgcggaaacgGGAACAAAAACGAAACAGTGTTTTTCGGTGaaacatgcatgaaaacgaaaCTTTCTGTTTCCATGGATATGGAATTTCTGTTTTTACTATAGACCTATAGCTGCTTTACAGTGACACAATTAGTAGAATGGATCTAAGGcccaacttctactaccacacatgtactcagcTTGACCCTATATGCAATTGTCcggtactactacaatactacgTGAAGTTGCTAAGATGATATTATTTTATAGCCA
It encodes:
- the LOC119302017 gene encoding tonoplast dicarboxylate transporter-like; the encoded protein is MDPRCGGHWESSSEDVTRSLLPLHDITADGDARRSSCPPLVASLIANGYLSIAAGPLAAALIWALVDLGPEHAAARNMLGVLAWVFIWWITDAVPLAVASMAPLFLFPVFGVSSADAVAKAYMDDVISLVLGSFILALAIEHYNIHRRLALNITSLFCGDPVKPALLLLGICGTTMFISMWIHNTPCTVMMMPVATGILQRLPGDAAAGADAREFRRFSKAVVLGVVYASAIGGMATLTGTGANIILVGMWSTYFPEQEPITFSSWMSFGLPMSLLLFAALWATLCLMYCSSNTGRALSAYLDRTHLRRELSLLGPMAFAEKMVLAVFGGLIVLWMTRSITDDIPGWSVLFHGNVGDGTVTIMMATLLFIIPSGKSDGEKLMDWAKCRRLQWHIVLLLGAGFAIADGFKTSGLTDILAGWLGFLRGAPALAVAPVACVFSGLITEFTSDDATTTLVLPLLAELGRSIGVHPLLLMVPGAVGAQLSYLLPTGSPGNSVGFSTGYVTIKDMVVTGMPIKIVGVAALTLLLPTLGVAVFGMDQKV